The sequence ACAGGCGGAGATCCCGCGTTGCCAGAAAGTTTCTTCGCCAGGAACATGCATTCTCTTCGCTGTTGCTCCTGTGGCAATGATGATGGAATCGGCTTTGATTTCCTCGTCGTCAGACCAAATGGTAAAAGGGCGTTTGGAAAAATCCACCTTGGTGATGGTTTGGGTGTGGATGGTCGTTCCGTATTTAGAAGATTGCTCGCGGAAAAGTTGGGTGAGTTTGGTTCCATCAATTCCTTCTGGGAACCCTGGGAAGTTTTCTACTTCTGTGGTGGTGGTGAGCTGTCCACCTGCGGCCACTCCTCCTGCCATAAATCCTTCATACATCACCGGGTTTAGATTGGCTCTTGCGGCGTAAATGGCTGCTGTGTGTCCTGCGGGACCGGATCCGATGATGACAACTTTATGGTTCATAATTTCTCCTATTCTGTATCTTGTTCTTTATTGTTTAGACGGGATTTTCAGGATTCCTGTCTATTTTGTTTCGCAAGCCCGAACCCATGGAGCATAGTAGGGATCCCCTGAAAGAGGGCTTTTTTCTAAGGTCAGTAGGTAATCCTTTTGTTTGAACCCTCTGGTAAGGCAAAGGTACGTAGTTTCGAAAAATTCCAAAGTTTCTTTTTTTCCCTGGAACCGAATTTCTTCTAAAATTTCCAATGCTTCTTTTTCGTACCCTGTGGTAAGATAGAGGCGGAAGAGTTCACGTTGTACTTCTGTGTCGTCTTTTTTTTGTTTGTGATATTTTTCCAAATAAAAAATGGCGGTGGCAATGGATTCGTTACTTTCGGCGAGGAGGAGTCCCATTCGTTTGAGAACAGGATCGTAGTCAGGGTTTTCACGGAGAGAAAGTTCGTAATAATAAAGAGCTTTTGTTTTTTCTCCCGCCATTTCCCATTTTTTTCCATCTTCAAAAAGGGATCTTTCCTTTCGGCCGCAATTAACGACTAACAAGGCAGTAAACGTGAGTAAAAAAATAAGGGAGTTTCTATGAACCACATCTCCTTTTTTCCTGACATAGCCATTTGTGGCAAAAAAAATAATAAGTCTCTTTAAGCTTTTTGTCCGACTCTTTAAGTAACATAAGAGAGTAAAGATGGGTTCCAAATTGCCAGTTTCTCAAAATCAGCTTTTACAAACATTCCAAGAGTACCTGTCCGTAGAAAAAGGACTGAGCGATAATTCGATATATTCCTACGGATACGATCTCAATAAGTTTGCGATCTTCTTGGAAAAGGAACATATTAACTTCCTTGAAGTAAAAGCAAACGATATCATGCGTTTTCTGGAAGAAGAAAGAGAACGAAAAATCTCTGCAAAAACACTCGCGCGTGAAGTGGTTGCCATTCGTCAATTTTACAAATACCTTCGCGATGAGAAAAGGTTGGATTCCAATCCAACTGAAAAAATTGAAACTCCTGAAGTTGCAAGAACCATTCCTGATTATTTAACACAAACTGAGATTGATGAATTATTTCGTAATATCAAAGAGGACAATTTGT is a genomic window of Leptospira brenneri containing:
- a CDS encoding tetratricopeptide repeat protein, coding for MVHRNSLIFLLTFTALLVVNCGRKERSLFEDGKKWEMAGEKTKALYYYELSLRENPDYDPVLKRMGLLLAESNESIATAIFYLEKYHKQKKDDTEVQRELFRLYLTTGYEKEALEILEEIRFQGKKETLEFFETTYLCLTRGFKQKDYLLTLEKSPLSGDPYYAPWVRACETK